In Paenibacillus ihbetae, the following are encoded in one genomic region:
- a CDS encoding GNAT family N-acetyltransferase has translation MGIERIYTNLPELETDRLRLRRISMRDAEDMYAYASDDEVTPYVTWETHRSIEDSKRFIQYILAQYAKHDIAPWGIELKENGRLIGTVDFVWWRPEHQSAEIGYVLAREYWGRGIMTEAASALVKLGFEEMELIRIQARCFEDNIASQRVMEKIGMRYEGTLRQAMKVKERHWNLKVFSILKEEYEPASDS, from the coding sequence ATGGGGATTGAACGGATCTATACAAACTTGCCGGAACTAGAAACCGATCGTCTGCGCTTGCGGAGAATATCCATGCGCGATGCGGAGGATATGTACGCCTATGCCTCAGATGATGAGGTGACCCCATACGTAACATGGGAAACTCACCGCTCGATTGAGGACAGCAAGCGATTTATTCAATACATATTAGCCCAATATGCCAAGCACGATATCGCACCCTGGGGAATAGAACTGAAAGAGAACGGCAGGCTGATTGGCACGGTCGATTTCGTATGGTGGAGACCTGAGCACCAGAGCGCGGAAATCGGCTATGTGCTTGCTCGGGAATATTGGGGCCGGGGGATCATGACCGAAGCCGCTTCCGCGCTTGTGAAGCTTGGCTTTGAGGAAATGGAACTGATTCGGATCCAGGCCCGCTGCTTCGAGGACAATATCGCCTCCCAGCGCGTCATGGAGAAGATCGGCATGCGTTATGAGGGGACGCTGCGCCAAGCGATGAAGGTGAAGGAGCGGCATTGGAACCTTAAAGTATTCTCGATATTAAAAGAAGAATATGAGCCGGCATCCGACTCATAA
- the argC gene encoding N-acetyl-gamma-glutamyl-phosphate reductase: MTDNKLRVAIVGSTGYGGVELIRLLQAHPYIEIASVISSSSSGVPISDGFPHLTNIVAKNLDGVDPAEIAQAADLVFTATPSGVSAKLVPELLAAGLKVIDLSGDFRLKDGAAYEQWYKHPAPSSELLEKAVYGLCEVFGEDVKGVDFISNPGCYPTATLLGLIPAISAGWIDPASLIIDAKSGVSGAGRGTSLMTHFAEINENFKAYKVNKHQHIPEIEQVLSQVSGESVTVTFTTHLVPMTRGIMSTMYAALKGSYTEEDFIELYREYYKDRRFVRVRDNGVWPATKEVSGSNYCDIGFVVDARTNRLTVISVIDNVVKGAAGQAIQNLNLMMGWEESLGLTFTPVYP, encoded by the coding sequence ATGACAGACAACAAGCTGAGAGTTGCCATTGTAGGATCCACCGGTTATGGAGGCGTGGAGCTGATCCGATTGCTGCAGGCGCACCCTTACATCGAGATTGCCTCGGTGATTTCATCATCGAGCAGCGGGGTCCCGATATCGGATGGCTTCCCGCATCTGACGAATATTGTTGCGAAGAATCTGGATGGCGTCGATCCTGCGGAGATTGCGCAGGCTGCGGATCTTGTGTTCACGGCAACCCCTTCCGGCGTAAGCGCCAAGCTCGTTCCGGAGCTGCTTGCGGCAGGACTGAAGGTTATCGACCTCTCGGGCGATTTCAGGCTGAAGGACGGTGCTGCGTACGAGCAGTGGTATAAGCATCCGGCCCCTTCGTCCGAGCTTCTTGAAAAAGCCGTATACGGCTTGTGCGAGGTATTCGGAGAGGACGTGAAGGGCGTCGATTTCATTTCGAATCCCGGCTGCTACCCGACCGCTACGCTCCTTGGACTGATTCCGGCGATTAGCGCCGGCTGGATTGATCCGGCCAGCTTGATCATCGATGCGAAGTCCGGCGTATCCGGGGCGGGACGGGGAACGAGCCTCATGACGCATTTTGCGGAAATCAATGAAAACTTCAAGGCCTACAAGGTCAACAAGCATCAGCATATCCCGGAGATCGAGCAGGTGCTCAGCCAAGTATCGGGAGAGTCTGTTACCGTCACCTTTACGACTCATCTCGTACCGATGACGCGCGGCATCATGAGCACGATGTATGCAGCGCTCAAGGGATCGTATACCGAAGAGGACTTCATCGAATTGTATCGCGAGTATTATAAGGATCGCCGTTTTGTTCGCGTTCGGGATAACGGAGTATGGCCGGCGACCAAAGAGGTTAGCGGCTCCAATTATTGCGACATCGGCTTTGTGGTGGATGCCCGAACGAACCGGTTGACCGTCATATCGGTCATTGACAACGTCGTGAAGGGCGCGGCCGGGCAGGCAATCCAGAATTTGAACCTGATGATGGGATGGGAGGAAAGCCTCGGTCTTACGTTTACGCCAGTGTATCCGTAA
- the argJ gene encoding bifunctional glutamate N-acetyltransferase/amino-acid acetyltransferase ArgJ: MGDNLFAILEEGSIVTPKGFKAAGLHCGLKKTDRHDLGAIVCEVPAVAAAVYTTNVFQAAPLKVTRESLEDGRLRAIVVNSGNANACTGKQGEEDAYTMRARAAAEFGVEESDVAVASTGVIGELLKMDRVIAGIEGLPGRLSGERDGAEAFNQAILTTDLVKKEACVTVSVGGANVTIAGSAKGSGMIHPNMATMLGFVTTDAVIGHAALQQLLRQTTDLTFNMITVDGDTSTNDMLVAMASGLAGHDELSPAHPDWEAFASGFQYVCRMLAMAIARDGEGATHLIEVHVDGAETDEDAQAIAKTIIGSSLVKSAVFGADANWGRIIAAVGRAGRPVNPETVDIKLGPISVLEQSRPVAFDEDAALAYLQGDTVNIEVKLHTGSGSATAWGCDLTYDYVRINAAYRT, from the coding sequence ATGGGAGATAACTTATTTGCGATTTTGGAGGAAGGCAGCATCGTGACGCCGAAAGGCTTCAAGGCAGCCGGTCTCCACTGCGGACTGAAGAAGACCGACCGCCACGATCTGGGCGCCATCGTATGCGAGGTGCCGGCTGTTGCGGCAGCTGTCTACACGACGAATGTATTTCAAGCGGCTCCGCTGAAGGTGACGCGGGAAAGCCTTGAAGACGGCAGGCTCCGCGCCATTGTGGTCAACAGCGGGAATGCCAATGCGTGTACAGGCAAGCAAGGTGAAGAGGATGCATATACGATGCGTGCAAGGGCGGCCGCTGAGTTTGGCGTGGAGGAGAGCGACGTTGCGGTGGCGTCCACAGGCGTCATCGGCGAGCTGCTCAAGATGGACCGCGTGATTGCGGGCATCGAGGGTCTTCCGGGTCGTCTGAGCGGCGAGCGCGACGGAGCGGAAGCCTTTAACCAGGCGATCCTGACAACGGATTTGGTGAAAAAAGAAGCCTGCGTAACCGTTTCGGTCGGCGGGGCAAACGTAACGATAGCCGGTTCGGCGAAAGGCTCCGGCATGATTCATCCGAACATGGCAACCATGCTCGGCTTCGTCACCACCGATGCGGTCATCGGGCATGCAGCGCTGCAGCAGCTGCTCCGCCAGACGACCGATTTGACCTTTAATATGATTACCGTCGATGGGGACACGAGCACGAACGATATGCTGGTTGCCATGGCAAGCGGTCTGGCCGGGCATGATGAGCTGTCGCCGGCGCACCCCGATTGGGAAGCTTTTGCTTCCGGCTTTCAATATGTGTGCCGGATGCTCGCGATGGCGATTGCCCGGGACGGCGAAGGGGCAACGCATTTGATCGAGGTCCATGTCGACGGAGCGGAGACCGACGAGGACGCCCAGGCCATCGCGAAGACGATTATCGGCTCCAGCCTGGTCAAATCGGCCGTGTTCGGCGCCGATGCCAACTGGGGACGTATCATTGCAGCCGTAGGCCGGGCCGGCCGGCCGGTGAATCCCGAGACGGTCGATATTAAGCTCGGGCCGATTTCGGTGCTGGAGCAGTCAAGGCCGGTGGCTTTTGACGAGGATGCCGCACTTGCCTATCTTCAGGGAGATACAGTGAATATCGAAGTGAAGCTCCATACTGGCAGTGGATCAGCCACCGCCTGGGGATGCGACTTAACCTATGACTATGTACGAATCAATGCGGCTTACCGCACATAA
- the prfB gene encoding peptide chain release factor 2 (programmed frameshift) yields MIDPSVKQDLREISKKLTNLRGSLDLDLKQELIENFEEKMAAPDFWDDNEKAQGIIAEMNAVKSAVDSYQKLQQDYDDAVVMIELADEEGDDSLAGEIGDTIKELVGRVEAFELQLLLNQPYDKMNAILELHPGAGGTESQDWGQMLHRMYTRWAEKRGFKVETLDYQPGDEAGIKSVTLLIKGFNAYGYLKAEKGVHRLVRISPFDSSGRRHTSFVSCDVVPEITDDVEVEIRTEDLKIDTYRASGAGGQHINTTDSAVRITHIPTGVVVTCQNERSQIKNRERAMTMLRSKLYERKIEEQQKELAEIRGEQSDIAWGSQIRSYVFHPYSMVKDHRTQVETGNVGAVMDGDLDAFIDGYLRSQIKQEVE; encoded by the exons ATGATCGATCCAAGCGTAAAGCAGGACCTGCGTGAAATCAGCAAGAAACTAACCAATCTTAGGGGGTCTCTT GACTTAGATCTCAAGCAGGAGTTAATCGAGAATTTTGAAGAGAAGATGGCGGCTCCGGATTTTTGGGACGACAATGAGAAGGCTCAGGGCATTATTGCGGAGATGAACGCGGTCAAATCCGCCGTGGATTCTTACCAGAAGCTGCAGCAGGACTATGACGATGCTGTGGTGATGATCGAGCTGGCGGATGAAGAGGGAGACGATTCCCTCGCCGGCGAGATCGGGGATACCATTAAGGAACTGGTCGGACGCGTGGAGGCGTTTGAGCTCCAGCTGCTGCTGAATCAGCCTTATGACAAAATGAATGCCATCCTCGAGCTGCATCCCGGCGCGGGCGGCACCGAGTCGCAGGACTGGGGCCAGATGCTGCACCGGATGTACACCCGCTGGGCCGAGAAACGCGGCTTCAAGGTGGAGACGCTGGACTACCAGCCGGGTGATGAGGCAGGCATCAAGAGCGTAACGCTATTGATTAAAGGCTTTAATGCATACGGCTATCTGAAGGCGGAAAAAGGCGTGCACCGACTCGTGCGCATCTCGCCTTTCGATTCCTCGGGACGCCGGCATACGTCATTCGTATCCTGCGATGTCGTACCGGAGATTACGGATGATGTTGAGGTCGAAATCCGGACTGAGGATTTGAAGATCGATACGTACCGTGCCAGCGGCGCGGGCGGCCAGCACATTAACACGACCGATTCGGCCGTACGGATCACGCATATTCCGACCGGCGTCGTCGTTACGTGCCAGAACGAGCGCTCGCAGATCAAGAACCGGGAGCGCGCGATGACCATGCTCCGCTCCAAGCTCTATGAGCGCAAGATCGAGGAGCAGCAAAAGGAGCTGGCTGAAATCCGCGGTGAGCAGTCCGACATCGCCTGGGGCAGCCAGATCCGCTCGTACGTGTTCCATCCATACAGCATGGTGAAGGACCATCGGACCCAGGTGGAGACCGGGAACGTGGGCGCCGTGATGGATGGCGACCTGGATGCTTTTATCGACGGATATTTGCGCAGTCAAATCAAACAGGAAGTGGAATAG
- a CDS encoding YitT family protein, translated as MAQSVRKPSASKRRREPIIPINGPLRQTVDTIFIIAGSFIMALAFNLFFLPNHIASGGVSGLSVLVQAWIGIEPAFTQWALNIPLLFLAFGLIGREYGVRSLLGSVVLPLFVFLTKDWVIPLSNPLLASIYGGIGVGVGMGLVYRGRGSTGGLSIVAQLLHKYSGLAFSLCIVILDAIVISSAAMVLSLEQALYALIGLYVTGKVIDTIELGFSFTKVAYIISDHTEPITKAILEDLDRGLTKLTAEGGYTGEHRTVLMVVVGQSEIPRLKTVVQSVDPDAFVIIHNAHEVLGEGFRNIRT; from the coding sequence ATGGCGCAGTCCGTTCGTAAACCATCCGCCAGCAAGAGAAGGCGGGAGCCTATCATTCCGATTAACGGCCCGCTCCGGCAGACCGTCGATACGATCTTTATTATCGCCGGCTCCTTCATTATGGCGCTGGCGTTCAATCTGTTTTTCCTGCCGAACCACATTGCCTCGGGGGGCGTGTCCGGGCTATCCGTCCTTGTCCAAGCATGGATTGGCATTGAACCGGCTTTCACGCAGTGGGCGCTCAATATCCCGCTGCTGTTTCTTGCCTTCGGGCTGATCGGCCGCGAATATGGCGTCCGCTCTCTGCTGGGAAGCGTGGTGCTGCCGCTATTCGTGTTTTTGACCAAGGACTGGGTGATTCCGCTTTCCAATCCGCTGCTCGCCTCCATCTATGGAGGGATCGGCGTCGGCGTCGGCATGGGGCTCGTCTACCGCGGCCGCGGTTCGACAGGGGGACTCAGCATTGTCGCGCAGCTGCTGCATAAATACAGCGGTCTTGCCTTTTCCTTATGCATCGTCATTCTGGATGCGATCGTTATTTCTTCGGCAGCTATGGTGTTGTCATTGGAGCAAGCGCTGTATGCCTTAATCGGTTTGTATGTGACGGGCAAGGTGATTGATACGATCGAACTCGGCTTCAGCTTCACCAAGGTCGCTTACATTATCTCCGATCATACGGAGCCGATTACGAAGGCGATTTTGGAGGATCTCGACCGGGGTTTGACCAAGCTGACGGCCGAGGGCGGATATACCGGCGAACACCGGACCGTTCTGATGGTTGTCGTAGGGCAAAGCGAGATTCCCCGGCTAAAAACGGTGGTCCAATCGGTGGATCCAGATGCGTTTGTCATTATCCATAATGCACATGAGGTGCTGGGAGAAGGATTTCGGAATATTAGGACATAA